The following are encoded in a window of Amycolatopsis lexingtonensis genomic DNA:
- the steA gene encoding putative cytokinetic ring protein SteA: protein MKLTGLLTRNQEPLPGITGVARVDRRTRELLRRISPGDIVVLDQLDLDRATADALVEAEVAGVVNASPSISGRFPNMGPEILVAAGIPLVDSVGGELLRSIKDGTKLRLLDGVVYIGERQVASGIEQTTESVADQMIEAKAGMSTQLEAFSANTIEFLRRERTLILDGVGVPELKAQIRDRHVLVVAGGNGHAEDLKKLKKYVAEHRPVLVGVDAGADTLRVQGYQPDIIVGDPTGIGTATLRGGAEVVVPAQPDGHAPGVERIQDLGIGAVTFPASGNAEDLALLLADAHGASLVVTVGFQATLREFLDHGRSGSNPSTFLTRLKLGTKLVDGKAVATLHRSRVSIGAVVLLVLAAVVVVAAALLVSDVGSVYLDWLRDTWNSLFAWVKGLFT from the coding sequence ATGAAGCTCACCGGCTTGCTCACGCGGAACCAAGAACCCCTCCCGGGGATCACCGGGGTCGCCCGGGTCGACCGCCGCACCCGGGAGCTCCTGCGCCGGATCAGTCCCGGCGACATCGTCGTGCTCGACCAGCTGGACCTCGACCGCGCGACGGCCGACGCCCTGGTCGAGGCCGAGGTCGCCGGCGTGGTCAACGCGTCGCCCTCGATTTCCGGCCGGTTCCCGAACATGGGCCCGGAAATCCTCGTCGCCGCCGGCATCCCGCTCGTCGACTCGGTCGGCGGCGAGCTGCTGCGCTCGATCAAGGACGGCACGAAGCTGCGCTTGCTCGACGGCGTCGTGTACATCGGCGAGCGGCAGGTCGCCTCCGGCATCGAGCAGACCACCGAGAGCGTCGCCGACCAGATGATCGAGGCCAAGGCCGGGATGTCGACGCAGCTCGAAGCGTTCTCGGCCAACACCATCGAGTTCCTGCGCCGCGAGCGCACGCTGATCCTCGACGGCGTCGGCGTGCCGGAGCTGAAGGCGCAGATCCGCGACCGGCACGTGCTGGTCGTCGCGGGCGGCAACGGGCACGCCGAAGACCTCAAGAAGCTCAAGAAGTACGTCGCCGAGCACCGCCCGGTGCTGGTCGGGGTCGACGCCGGCGCGGACACCCTGCGCGTGCAGGGCTATCAGCCGGACATCATCGTCGGCGACCCCACCGGCATCGGCACGGCCACGCTGCGCGGCGGCGCCGAGGTCGTGGTGCCCGCCCAGCCCGACGGGCACGCCCCCGGCGTCGAGCGGATCCAGGACCTCGGCATCGGCGCGGTGACGTTCCCCGCGTCCGGCAACGCCGAAGACCTCGCGCTGCTGCTGGCCGACGCGCACGGCGCGAGCCTGGTCGTCACCGTCGGGTTCCAGGCGACCCTGCGCGAATTCCTCGACCACGGCCGGTCCGGTTCGAACCCGTCGACGTTCCTGACCCGGCTGAAGCTCGGCACGAAGCTCGTCGACGGGAAAGCGGTGGCGACGCTGCACCGCAGCCGGGTCTCGATCGGCGCGGTCGTCCTGCTCGTGCTCGCCGCGGTCGTGGTGGTCGCCGCGGCTCTGCTGGTGTCCGACGTCGGTTCGGTCTACCTGGACTGGCTCCGCGACACCTGGAATTCGCTCTTCGCCTGGGTCAAGGGATTGTTCACGTGA
- a CDS encoding copper transporter: MISLRYHVVSIAACFLALAVGVVLGSTALNGTLLSGLAGEKKDLGSQVSDLEAQRNALNARLADADAFAGSMGPKVVAGALDKRSVVLVTTEDARPADRDALKQLIGQSGASVTGEVQLTAAFADPDKADQLRDVVTRLQPAGSKFPTAGDSGTLAGALLGSVLLLDKTTAKPQSSGEELAAAIGGLTDGGFVKAGGDVKPAQLAIVLTGAQSTGDGAGDRAATVARFATQLDRSGAGTVLAGDAGSADGTGALGVVRADTSATSILSTVDNVDSSAGRVSTVLALKEQLDGGAGRYGIAGNATAPAPGVGTPNGN, encoded by the coding sequence GTGATTTCGCTGCGCTACCACGTCGTTTCCATCGCCGCCTGCTTCCTCGCGCTGGCCGTCGGCGTCGTGCTCGGCTCGACCGCGCTGAACGGCACGCTGCTGTCGGGGCTCGCGGGGGAGAAGAAGGACCTCGGCAGCCAGGTCTCCGACCTCGAGGCGCAGCGCAACGCGCTCAACGCCCGGCTCGCCGACGCCGACGCGTTCGCCGGCTCGATGGGCCCGAAGGTCGTCGCCGGCGCGCTCGACAAGCGCTCGGTGGTGCTGGTGACCACCGAGGACGCGCGCCCGGCCGACCGGGACGCGCTCAAGCAGCTGATCGGCCAGTCCGGCGCGTCGGTGACCGGCGAGGTCCAGCTGACGGCGGCGTTCGCCGACCCCGACAAGGCCGACCAGCTCCGCGACGTCGTCACGCGGCTGCAGCCGGCCGGGTCGAAGTTCCCGACCGCGGGCGACTCCGGCACGCTCGCCGGCGCGCTGCTCGGCTCGGTGCTGCTGCTGGACAAGACCACCGCGAAGCCGCAGTCCTCGGGTGAGGAGCTCGCGGCCGCGATCGGCGGCCTCACCGACGGCGGCTTCGTCAAGGCAGGCGGGGACGTGAAGCCGGCACAGCTGGCGATCGTGCTGACCGGCGCCCAGTCGACCGGCGACGGCGCGGGCGACCGCGCGGCGACGGTCGCCCGCTTCGCCACGCAGCTCGACCGCTCCGGCGCCGGCACGGTGCTCGCCGGCGACGCCGGTTCGGCCGACGGCACCGGCGCGCTCGGCGTCGTCCGCGCGGACACCTCGGCGACGTCGATCCTGTCCACTGTGGACAACGTCGATTCCTCGGCCGGGCGGGTGAGCACCGTGCTGGCGCTGAAGGAACAGCTCGACGGCGGGGCCGGCCGCTACGGCATCGCGGGCAACGCGACCGCCCCGGCCCCCGGCGTCGGCACCCCCAACGGCAACTGA
- a CDS encoding alginate lyase family protein — protein MRKVLGALVVSASMLLVPVSGTAVAAAAPHTVVTDGAKLANIRHAIRSGHATTAQRDALKAVLAKADTALTAGPWSVLDKPSAPPSGDKHDYLSQAPYWWASQPKTPENPQGCPYVNKDGQRNPEADAITDHTYRMWAWDAMYYLSLAWYYTGDAKYAKRAALDIRTWFLDPATRMNPNMTYSQIVPCRTTVSGTGIIDSTQSFSQLMDAFALLDGGAPGWTGKDRSGIKAWLGQYLTWMQTSPQAKLELAATNNHGTFLDMQNATISAYLGHREAARKIVLDAEQKRFPVQFAADGSQPLELSRTMSWHYVNFNLTAWGRLAEVGKNLGVDVWKYQAPNGVTLRKVVDQLIPGALHGAEAWPHQQIGVFDQSIAADIFHAAAEEAHDTDAAAALKQMPLPAGGDTWPVRVSCFPLDPPLK, from the coding sequence GTGCGAAAAGTCCTGGGCGCGCTGGTGGTGTCGGCGAGCATGCTCCTGGTCCCGGTGAGCGGGACGGCGGTGGCGGCGGCGGCACCGCACACGGTCGTCACCGACGGCGCCAAGCTCGCGAACATCCGGCACGCGATCCGCAGCGGCCATGCGACCACGGCCCAGCGGGACGCGCTGAAAGCCGTGCTGGCCAAGGCGGACACCGCGCTGACGGCCGGCCCGTGGTCGGTCCTGGACAAGCCGTCCGCGCCCCCGAGCGGCGACAAGCACGACTACCTGAGCCAGGCGCCGTACTGGTGGGCGAGCCAGCCGAAGACGCCGGAGAACCCGCAGGGCTGCCCGTACGTCAACAAGGACGGCCAGCGCAACCCGGAGGCGGACGCGATCACCGACCACACGTACCGGATGTGGGCCTGGGACGCGATGTACTACCTCTCGCTGGCCTGGTACTACACCGGCGACGCGAAGTACGCGAAGCGCGCGGCGCTGGACATCCGGACGTGGTTCCTCGACCCGGCGACGCGGATGAACCCGAACATGACGTACTCGCAGATCGTGCCGTGCCGCACCACCGTCAGCGGCACCGGGATCATCGACTCGACCCAGTCGTTCAGCCAGCTGATGGACGCGTTCGCGCTGCTCGACGGCGGCGCGCCGGGCTGGACGGGCAAGGACCGCTCAGGCATCAAGGCGTGGCTGGGCCAGTACCTCACCTGGATGCAGACCAGCCCGCAGGCGAAGCTGGAACTGGCCGCCACCAACAACCACGGCACGTTCCTCGACATGCAGAACGCGACGATCTCGGCGTACCTGGGTCATCGCGAAGCGGCGCGGAAGATCGTCCTCGACGCGGAGCAGAAGCGGTTCCCGGTGCAGTTCGCCGCCGACGGCAGCCAGCCGCTCGAACTCTCGCGCACGATGTCGTGGCACTACGTCAACTTCAACCTCACCGCGTGGGGCCGGCTGGCGGAGGTCGGGAAGAACCTCGGCGTCGACGTCTGGAAGTACCAGGCCCCGAACGGCGTCACGCTGCGGAAGGTCGTCGACCAGCTGATCCCGGGCGCGCTGCACGGCGCGGAAGCCTGGCCGCACCAGCAGATCGGCGTGTTCGACCAGTCGATTGCGGCGGACATCTTCCACGCCGCGGCCGAGGAAGCACACGACACCGACGCGGCGGCGGCGCTCAAGCAGATGCCCTTGCCCGCGGGCGGGGACACGTGGCCGGTGCGCGTTTCCTGCTTCCCTCTGGACCCGCCGCTGAAGTGA
- a CDS encoding aspartate/glutamate racemase family protein: MRIVVTNCNTTEAMTKEIGAGARAAASPGTEILARTPRWGPESAEGWLDSFLSAAAVLDLLRGLEEPFDAVVLAGFGEHGREGARELLDVPVVDITEAAAHLACLLGRRYGVVTTLDRTCGLIEDSLHAAGVAQNCVTVTGAGLGVLELTDERRTESALLTAGRRARDAGAEVLVLGCAGMTGLDRKIATMLDIPVIDGVAAAVRLAESLVALGLKTSRAGSYARPLDKRRTWPD, translated from the coding sequence ATGAGGATCGTCGTCACCAACTGCAACACCACCGAGGCGATGACGAAGGAGATCGGTGCCGGGGCCCGCGCGGCCGCGAGTCCCGGCACCGAGATCCTCGCCAGGACGCCGCGCTGGGGCCCGGAGTCGGCCGAGGGGTGGCTCGACAGCTTCCTGTCCGCCGCGGCCGTGCTGGACCTGTTGCGGGGCTTGGAAGAACCGTTCGACGCCGTCGTGCTCGCCGGGTTCGGCGAGCACGGCCGCGAGGGCGCGCGCGAGCTGCTCGACGTCCCGGTCGTCGACATCACCGAAGCCGCCGCGCACCTGGCCTGCCTGCTCGGCCGCCGCTACGGTGTGGTGACCACTTTGGACCGGACGTGCGGGCTGATCGAGGACAGCCTGCACGCGGCCGGCGTCGCGCAGAACTGCGTCACGGTCACCGGTGCCGGGCTCGGCGTGCTGGAGCTGACGGACGAGCGCCGCACGGAATCGGCGTTGCTGACCGCGGGCCGCCGCGCGCGGGACGCCGGCGCGGAGGTGCTCGTGCTCGGCTGCGCCGGGATGACCGGGCTGGACCGGAAGATCGCGACGATGCTGGACATCCCGGTCATCGACGGCGTCGCGGCGGCGGTCCGGCTCGCGGAGTCGCTCGTGGCTTTGGGACTCAAGACGAGCCGCGCGGGTTCGTACGCGCGGCCGCTGGACAAGCGCCGCACCTGGCCCGATTGA